The genomic stretch TTGGTGGTCTGCCGCAACCGGAGGAACACGGTTAGCCGTGGGGTCTCCATTTACTCCAACCATTGGAACAACAACAAACTTTTATGTTGAAGTGAGAGACACGATCACACAAACTCCTGTCAGTACCGGATTTAATGGTGCTACAATAGCTACTGATCCGAACGCTGCGGGAAATATGTTTGATATAACGGCGATTAATAACGTGAGAATTTCAGGATTTGATGTGCATCTGAATAATGATACATTGGCACCTTCTGATATTAGCGTCTATTATAAAGCAGGTTCGTATTCAGGTTTTGCCACAAATGCCGGTGCATGGACACTTGCAGGATCCGCAACGGGTGTTGTATCTGCGGGAAATGGAGTTCCAACAAATTTACCTATGAATCTTGACGTTTATATTCCCGCAGGACAAACCTATGGCTTCTATATTGTAGTGACTAATCTGGGTAGTTCTAATTCCCTTGTATATAACGCGAGTGGAATTTCTCCTGCGCAGTTCGCAGTGGCTGCATCAGATTTTAATGTACAGGTTAAATCGGGAACAGTTGTTTTCGGTCCGTTCACGGGTCAGGTAGCCGCTCCACTAAATCGTTTATGGAATGGAAATGTGAAATATTCCATCGGATGTATAAGTGCTAGAGATACAGTAGAAGCAGTATCGCTTACAGCTCCTTCTATTTCACTTACGACCTTACCCAACGATACCATTTGTGCCGGAAGTAGTGTGACGTTGCAAGCAAGTAGCGCAAATGATCCGAATTATTCCTACGTATGGAATCCGGGTGGACTACCCGGAGCATCGGTGTTAGTTTCGCCAACTGCAAAAACGAAATACTATGTAACAGCTACAGATGTTTCCACAGGTGGTACAGCAGGTTGTATTACCGTAGATTCTGTCACAATTAACGTTAGTCCTTTGCCATTAATTGATGCTACACCAACGTCTGTTAGTGTGTGTGGAGGTGGAACAGCCAACTTGAGTGTAACTAATCTCACTCCCGCTGAAACAACATTTGGAACACAGGCTAATCAAAATACTTCGACCACCTATCCGGCTCCTTATTCTGTTTATTATGGAGCACAAAGAATGCAAATGTTGATTACCGCGGCTGAACTTTCAGCTGCAGGTTATAATGCGGGATCACCACTGGCGGGTATTAAATTTCCTGTAGTATCCTTAGGTCCAAATTGGGGAGTAAGTTTGACGTCATGTAATTCATTCCAAATGAGTATCGGAAATACCGCCCTTACTACGTTAACTGCTTTTCAAACAGGTTTAACGCAAGTAATTGCCCCCGGAAATTTTACTCCGGCAGTTGGGTATGGTAATACACATACATTTAATACTCCATTTGTTTGGAATGGGACTTCTAATATTATTATAGAAACTACTTTCGGAAATAATATTGCAGGAGTAGCGAATGATCATGTCATTCAATATAACACCGGAACGAGTTATCAAAGTACAATTGTGTATAGGGCAGATAATGTTACAGCCGCCGCTGCAGCAGTCGCCACTACGGTTAGTTTGTCGTTTAGTGCAAGACCTGATTTTAAATTTGTATCTAATACGGCTCTCACTTATCAGTGGAGTCCGGTTACAGGATTGAATAACCCTACTTCAGCAACTCCCGTATTAACTGTTCCTCCCGGTATGAATCAGTATTATTATGTTACTGCAACCAATCCATCTACAGGATGTACCGCTATGGATTCTATTTTGGTTTCAGCAATTTCTAATCCAAAACCAATCATCGCCGATAACGACACTACCTTGTGTAACCCTGATTTCATTTACGTGAATGTAGTGGATACCGGTCTTTATGTAGGTGGGTATCCTGCAGGTACTAACTTTACCTGGAGTGCTATCGGAGTTCCGATTCCTGATCTGGATTCTATCAGTTCAAGCAATGGTTCTTCTTACTCAGTTATCGTAACGCTGCCCAGCGGATGTTCTGCAAGTTCCGATACCGCTATTATCCTGACCAAGTCAGTGGCAGTAGTAGATGTCATTACTCCTGCAAGCTGTACCGGTGGTGGTTCTATTGCTGTTACCGTAACCAGCGGATTACCAAACTACAACTACATCTGGTCAACTGACCTTGCTCAAACCAATATCATCAGCAACGTAACGAAGGCGAACAATCAGGATACATTAAGTAACCTGACCGCCGGTACTTATTACCTGCAGGTATATGACGAAGCGGGCACTCCTGCCTCATGTAACTCCGGAGTATTGACGTATGTTGTTTCGGGATCCTCTCCGATCGTGATCGATTCAGTAGTAGGTACAGATATTTCCTGTAATGGATTCGCTGATGGATCAGCCACCGTTTACTGGACCGGAGGAACTACCCCATACAACATCTTGTGGAGCGATGGAAATACCAACGCTACGCGTGCAGTTACTGCCGCTGCCAGCTTAACGGTGATTGTATCGGATAACTCCGGTTGTGCAGATACGTCATCCGTCACCATCAATGAGCCTGCATCAATTACCCTGACCCTTTCATCTACCAACGAAAGCGCCCCGGCTGCAAACGACGGTACAGCTTCAGTGGTAATAGCAGGTGGAACTCCCGGCTATATAATTGAATGGTACGATGCATTATTTACGCTGATTGGTAGCGGTACTCCAATTACAGGTCTTACAGGTGGAACGTATACCGCTGTGGTAACAGACACCAACGGTTGTCAAGGTTTTGATAACGTAGTGATCACGACTAACACCAACGCTATTCTTAACCTGACCATGCTGATTGAAGGTATGTATGATGGAACAGGCGGATTGGTGCCGGCCTTACTGAATTCAGGAGTAGGCGTTAGTCCGACAGAATGTGATACGATCCGTGTAGAAATCCGTGATCAGTTGAATACGTTAACGGTTTTGGCTTCCGGAACAGCAGTACTTGGCACCAATGGCCAGGCGAGCTTTACTTTCCCGGCTGCCATTAATGGTGCAAACGGTTACATCGCGGTGTTCCATCGTAATGCAGTGCAGACATGGAGTGATTTACTCACCTTCTCTGCTACAACCAACTACAACTTCACCACTGCGGCTACTCAGGCCTTCAGCTCCAATATGATTGAAGTGGATCCGGGTGTATTCGCCTTCTACAGTGGTGATATTTCTCCACAGGATGACGTGGTGGATATTACCGATCAGGGTTATGTAGGAAATGATATCTTGAACTTTGCTTCCGGCTATGTACCAACGGATGTATCGGGAGATGGAGTAGTGGATATCACTGACCAGGCGATTGTAGATAATAACATCTTAAACTTCGTGGGATCGATTCTCCCATAAGAAATAATTCATCTAATAATAAAGGGCGATATCGTTTGATATCGCCCTTTATTATTATAACTATTGTATTAGTGACGGAGCATTAAATAATTTTCTGTTCCAGTGCAACCGAAATTGCTTCTGTTGCAGAATGTACATGTAACTTCTCATATATTTTCTTGAAATGAGAGTTTACAGTATGCCAACTGATACCGCAAGCATCAGCAATCATTTTATAGCTGGAGCCTTTAACCAAATGAGATAATATCTCCAGTTCACGTGGCGTTAAATCAAAAGTGGAATTTTTAATTTTTGAATTCGTTTTATTTTGAAATACCTCCAATACTTTCTTCGCTACGGATGGAGTCATAGGTGCACCACCTTCCATCACATCTCTTATCCCCTCAATTAATTTTAAAGGGGATGTTTTCTTTAAAAAATAACCATGCGCGCCCGATTTAACTGCTTCAAAAATTTTATCTTCCTCTTCAAAAACGGTTTGCATGATGACCATCACGTCGGGCATAGATTTACGAATTAACTTTAATCCTCCTATACCATTTAAACCCGGCATATCGATGTCCATTAAGATTACATCAGGTAGCAATGCTTTGGCTTTTTCAATAATACCTTCGCAATTGACGAAAGTACCTACACACTTCATGTCATCATACTGATTGATTAATAATTCCAGGCTTTCCAGCCTTCCCTTATTATCATCAAAAACCATTACTTTAATCATAATTCAAATATAAGTAGTTCGATATAATTTATGTATCACTATTATTAGTCAGATATTGATAAATTCAGAATTAAAGATCAAATACCAGTTTAACGCTCGTTCCTTTACCCGGCAAAGAGTCAATAGTCAGGACACCTTTTATTTCCATTGCTCTTTTTTTCATATTGACCAGCCCATTTCCTCTTGTATCTTCCAGTTTAAAGCCTCTTCCGTCATCTTTTATCATCAGGGTAATCATTTTATCGTTTTCATATAAATCAATCCAAACGGATTTGCATTGGGCGTATTTTAAAATATTGTTCAGACTTTCTTTAAAAATCAAATACAGGTTTTTACGCTGCTTCATATCAATCTTTACATTTTTCAATCGTTCATCAAGATTGAGGTGGAGGTGAATTGGGGTAGAACCAATGGTTTCCGCAGCGTGAGTCCGCATTTTAACGAGGATGTTTTCGAAGCGATCATTCTTACTGTCAATCATCCAAACAATATCGTTCATTGCTTCCTGTGAAATTTGCGTGTATTCACCGATTTTATCCAGCACAGGAATAACATCGTCTTTTTTTCTGCTGATACTTTCTTTAGCCACCTGATTAAAAATGGAAATAGAACTAAGGTTAGAGCCGATTTCATCGTGTAAATCTCTGGCGATATTCTCCCGGATGTTTAAGAGTTTTCGGTTTTGTCGGTTCTTATAGAGCATCCAACTGTAAATCAAACCTGCCAACGTCAGCAATAGTAAAATATAAAAATAGTCGGATTTGTACCAGGGGGTACTTATGGTAAAAGGAATAGACAATTCCTGATCACTCCATTCTCCATGGGGATTAGAGCATTTTACTTTAAAAATGTATTCTCCCGGATCCAGATTTGAATAAGTAGTGAAACGTCGGGTACCACAATTTATCCAGTTTTGATCCAGCCCTTCCAGCTTATAAGCATATTGAATCTCTTCATTCCTGAAAAAGTCGAGTGAGGAGAATTGAAAGGTGAGATTGTTTTCAGTGTATTGAAAATGAAAGCTGGAGTCCAAAGGCTGAATTTTATTGTTGCATAAAATTTTTGTAATTACAGGTGGAGGACTGAGTATATGCGCTGAAACG from Bacteroidota bacterium encodes the following:
- a CDS encoding response regulator transcription factor — its product is MIKVMVFDDNKGRLESLELLINQYDDMKCVGTFVNCEGIIEKAKALLPDVILMDIDMPGLNGIGGLKLIRKSMPDVMVIMQTVFEEEDKIFEAVKSGAHGYFLKKTSPLKLIEGIRDVMEGGAPMTPSVAKKVLEVFQNKTNSKIKNSTFDLTPRELEILSHLVKGSSYKMIADACGISWHTVNSHFKKIYEKLHVHSATEAISVALEQKII